The following DNA comes from Brassica oleracea var. oleracea cultivar TO1000 chromosome C5, BOL, whole genome shotgun sequence.
ATTATTCACCATTTTACCAATCACTATAATAAGTACGTTAATAAAAGCATACAACTTTTGCAGCATACTTCATTTTTTAGAATAGTGTTACTGTTTTATCATCAGTTCTTCCGATCAAATAATTTCCTTAAAAACCTGCAATGATATTCATCAAAACATAGTTTTTGCAGTATATTTGCTTTTTGTTTTGGAATGCAGAAAGAGTCACTTAATCGAATAACCTAATGATGATGACTTTAATACAGAATATAATGTAGCCACCATATAACTATTCTTCAAGGCTGCAGCTAATTTCGCCAGCAGCCCGTCCAACCTTCATTTTTGCTTTAGCATTACTTGGACTAGGCACAAATACTTGTTACTTATTTTATATCCGTTACTTGACCTATATTCGCCTGATTTTATAGATACTCATCGTTGTCAAGTCAAATATCAAGCCGATAAGTTTTGCAAGTACAAGAAAAGTAACAAATATCACAAAAAGATACCGACTCAGCTGGATATTACTCGTTACTTTTTTATGACTGAAAAATGATAATTAGACCATAAGAACAAAAGTCTTATAAATATATTTCTTTGTTGTAAGAAGTAAACAATACTTTTATATTGAAATGTTTATGTAATTTGTTACTCCTTTTTCTTTATAATAGTTACAAATATTTTATTTGAAATAATTTTCATATCTTTTCCAATAAGTAAAACGACAAACTTTTATAACCTTTTCTGATAGAATATTACCTAGCAAGTAATTCTAAAAATATTGGAAATATATCCAAATAATTCACAAGTACTTAAGTAGTAAGTAATCGAATGAAGCAAATAACTTGCAAGTAACGTATTTTTGGACAAGTACTCATTTTCAACAAGTCAAATACAAGTCCAAAAATTTATTACTCATTCAAATAAAACCAAATAACAAGTATACACACAGAAAAGCAAGTACTCGATCGGTCTGCGCTCACCCCTACTGTATTACACCTTCTATTGCAGCTTTGGGCTCCTCTCATCCTCTTTTCCTATTTACGCTTTTCCTTTTTAAATATTTTTTTTAAATAAAATGAAAAATTTGATTGCTGACTACATGAAGTATTGGCCATCATATAGCTAACCATGCAAACAAAAATAATGTATACCTAGCTACGCGAAGTATATGTTATGCATGATTACATCTCTCAACTTAATGATGTTATGTAGTTAACATCACGAGTTTAATTTCGTTCATCTAAAAACTAATGTAGATGTTAGAGACCGTTAAATATATCGTTTTATCAAATAAAATATGACTAACCCGACTATAATTTAACTGAATGATATTTTAAGCCACGTTTTAAAAGTGTAAGAATATTTTTAACGAAATCTAATTTCAAAATCAATATGTTTTAACATTTTTTATAAGTAGTGTTTTAACATATTTTTTTAATTATTTTAATTTGTTTTCTCATGAAATTTTAATAAAATTTATGCAATTCGTTTGATTAATTGTTCGATATATACTTATTTGATACATTTTTTAATGGATGCAATTTTTGTTTATGAAAATATAAATAAAATAATTCATTAATTTAATTAATTTTATATCAAACAAATAAAATGTTAGAGTCAGTAAATTGACATGAAATATTTTTTATAATAAAAAATTGATCAAATAAGTAGTATATATTACACAATTAACCAAACGAATTACAAAAAATTTATTAAGAGTTAATAACAAAACAGATTAAAATAATTAAAAACCAAATTAAATAAAATCTTATATAAATTTCATATTTAGTTAAATTACTGTCAGGTACATCATACTTTAATTGATAAAAATGAGAGATATAAACGGTTTCCGACATCCACATCAATTTTTGGATGAATGAAATTAAATTTGTGATGTTAACTACATAACATCATTAAGTTGAGGGATATTGTCATACATAATATATAATTTGTGTAGCTAAGTGTACATTAATTTAGTTTACATAGTTAGCCATATGTGACCAATACTTGTAGTCCATAATCATTTTTCCAAATAAAATGTAATTAAATACCAAGTCAATTAAACAAGGAACGGATAATATAATCGTTTGACACTTGGATCATAAGTTGACTCCTTGGTTAGGTTTAGTAAAGAATTAAAAAAAATCTGATCTTATGGTGGCTTAATGGGTGACTCTTTTAGCAAACCTGGGAAGATTTTGCTTCAAGTCGTGGCTGTTCTGGCCAACAATATAGACATGTATGTTTTGATAATCAACATGACCCTCATTATTTTGGCAGTCAATTAAAAACTGAAGCAAAGCTTGGCTGATTTGGTTTTATGACTATAGACAGTGCTTTTATTGGTATATCATTACCATGACTAGTTCTGGGCATCAATTTTCGGTTTCCGTTCTTTTTTTAGATTCTAGAGGTTTAGGATTTGTTTGGTTATTTAGAAATTTAGTTTCGATTTCAGTTCAATTATTTTGTTTTTCGGTTCGGGTAATAAAGTTGGGAACCTACTCATGTCTGTTGTAGTTTCGATTCGATTTCGGTTCAGTTCTGTTCAAAAAGATCAAAAACGTTTTTCGGGTTAAATATCATGTTTTTTGGGGTTTTGGATAAAAGTTTGGATAATTCGAATAACTTTAACTATTTCGGATAAAATGTATTCGGGTAGTTTGTGTTTTCAAATATTTTGGCTTACAAATAATTGCTTTAAATTATTTTCTAAGTACAATAAACTATACGATAGAAATTCGAGTGTCCATTCGGTTCTCGGTTTGGTTTAAATTTGGTTTCGATTTTTGGTTTTAGAGATATAGAATCAACTCGTATAATTGATAGAATCCAAACTCAAACTGAATATCGTTTTTTTGGTTCGATTAATTCGGTTCTTCAGTTCTGGACATATGTGGTTCTGGACAAATGTGCTCAGACCTAACCATGACTGATATTTGCTAACTTGAGGAATCTTTTTTAAGTCTTAGTTAGTATATTATTATTATTATTACTAGGGATTTTCCCGGGCTACGCTCTGGTTCAGACAAATATATTTACATATAATATATAAAATACATAAATTATGGTTAATTTATAAAATATATATTTTATATTGAATTTAAAATGCTTGAAACTTAAATTTAAAGTGGTTGTCTTTTGATTATAATATATATATGTATATTATTTATATATATAGGATGATGGAGATGCAGATCAATAAAAGTTAATTAACACTCTAATCTAAAAACTTAATTATCTGACATATTTGATGGATTCTCATGAAAATATGTTATTAATCACTGTTGATCCAAACTTATGCAGAGCTTATAGTTTCAATAAAAAAAAGCAAATAATCAATAGTCACTATTGATATATATATATATATATATCTTTGTAAACTTATGTATAATATTTAAATATGTAACTTATTTGATCAATTCGGATGGTCGAAAATACCTTGATAACTAGGAGTAATGACTGGAGTGCAAGAGTGTGGTCTATCTCCAGTCACCAGAGGATCATTCGATTATGTTTTAGCATGCCATGCAGGGGCAGTACAATATGTTGACTACACTCCACAAAGGAATAATCATAATATCAGCAACCAGTTCTCAAAATATTGTAAATCATTGATTTCGCAAATAAACATCATGGCTTTAAGGTAGTGCATTGCTGCTGTTTTTTTTTCTTCTAAAAATGTCTATTTTGAAAACTTTAAAATCATTAACAATTATGTAAACGAACCAATGATATGTTTTAACATCCTGATCACATATTCTTTTGGTCAAATTTCAATAACAGTCTAATACTTGATCAGTGAGTTTAAATTTGAGAACATGATTCTAAGGACAATAATAGCGAACAAAATCAAACTTTTTTTTGTCTTTGTGCCATTCGATGATTTTCCATAACTAAACAATATTCAGTACCTCTACGTGAAATAAGCAAAGGAAACATCTAACTTACACATCTAGTCATATTTTTGCACTAAACCCTTTCTGAATGCGCTTGGGAATTTAAAACTTATGTTCATCACTTCTCCTGCGCTTTTCATCTCTTGGCTGAGAATCGCGTCGCACCCTCGAAACTTCTCAAAGAGGGTGAACAATCGCTTTTGAGACAAAAGGGACAGTACACATAATAAGCAAATCAAATTACATACAAAAGTGATGTTTTTAGAGAACATCGAGAAAGAACCTGGATATGGTCAGGACCAAGCAACCTCTGATTACACTTGAGAGCTTTGTGAAGATGCCGCAAGAAAACATGTACAGTTCCTCAAACTTCCTCCATCGTGTCTCCATTTATGTATATAGCAGCAGTGTTTGGATAAGATGCACCACACTTTAGATGTAAGAAATAGTACTCATACAACACACGGTTAACATTTATTTTTTGACACGGTTAAAATCAAATTTATTGGACTTAATATGGGAGAAAAAAACTGTAGTATTAGACATCTAAACCATTAAATATTGCAACACTTACTTGAGAGCCACTATTTACTGAAGCTTATAAGAGAAGGCATCAAGATGATCAAGGGTGTAATATCCTCAAGTCAAAAGAACAGATAACTTAATTTTTAAAGAGGTTATTAGAGATATATATCCCACATCGGGAATTCTAAGTGATTTTAAGTAATATATAAAGTAATATATAAAGGGTTATGGCCAATCTATTAATCACCAATTGATTTTAAGTTGAAAACCCATAATAAACCCGAATCTAACATGGTATCAGAGGTCAGATCCTAAATACTCAAACTCCTAATTAATATTAACCCTTCCGACCGGGTATAAAGGTCGTGATTAACCCTTCCGACCGAGTATAAAGGTCGTGTTAAACTCGCTCGACCGAGTATAAATTTTCTAAAATTTCGAGATTTCTGGCGGATAAGAGCCATCATCTCGAGAGGTACTAAATTTTTTATATAAATCGAGATAAACCCGAATCTAACAGAGGTACTAAATTTTTATATCACTCAAATTGTTTATAACAAAATAAGTAAAATAGATTGATATGCTTTGCATATAATAAGTAGTAGTGTGACCTTTTAGTCAGCGAATTATAAGTGATGAGTGGCAAAGAAAGGAGAAGTTACTTGTGGATCATCAGGTCCTTTCTCATGTTTCATCGCAAGACCTTCTCTTGCTTCATTCTCAATGTAGCAGCTTTATACTCTGCTCTCTCCCGGGTCTCTTCTTTATTTTTGTGATTCCTCTCTGCCTAAACAGCTTCCTTCTCTGAAAACTCTTCCTCTTCTTTTGTCCGGTATGTGGAAGCTTGGTTGTAAAAAAAGGAAACCATGATTCAATGGAAATTTTACTTGAAAAGTTACCTGCAATAAGATGATGCGTCAAAATCGACATAAAAATTTCGATCCAAAGAATTTTCTTTATCTCCAGGCCCCGTTTTGGCAACACGACATCAAACTCCTACAGCTTTCCACTCCAATTCACAGCGAAGGCCAATCGGTAGAGAATATGGCTATGTGTTTATGATTGGATAATTTTGTTTGTTTGGCAAAAGATTCAGATGTGAGAAAAGGATCGTGAAGAAAACAGTGAAACTGCGATGAATAAATTTTGGAGAGGTTTAGAAGCCTAAGATAAGAGAAGAGGAAACGATAACCCTAATGCGCCTTTGACAATTAATCGTGAGACAAATGATGTGATGACATGGCATAAAACTTGTGTACTATAGGTTGATTTAATTCGGTGAGGTGGATAGGCTGAAAACACTCCCTCAATCCCTATTGGGAATTTTTTTTTTTAAGTTGGTATATTAACTTTACAAGTTATGTTTCCATTACAAATTCACAACATTTACAAAAGTAACTTGCCAGATTCTGAGACTCCCAGTTGTGTGTCGCAACATCATCATCCCCCTCAGCCTACGACAGCCAGCAAACTTTGCCTGACCGCAGGGACAGAACACAATAAGGATCCGAAGATTCCGGTGAGCGCATAAGCAATCGCACAGAAGGGAAGAGCCTCTGGCTCCTTAGCCGACAAAGCTGCTGTTCCAAGTCCATGAGCACTGTCCATAGAAACAAGAAAGTTAATGTTTTTTTATCTTAACGGCACTAATGGTTATCAAAGAACGCAGATTCTGCCTAATTCTGATTCAAAATGTGAAAGAGGAGTCACCTTGAAGCAGTGGCTATTCCCCGAGCGATTGGGTCGCGCAAACGCAGTTTGTCAAGAACAACTTGTACAAAGTTAGCTCCAATCAGACCAGTCACAACGACTACAGCTGCTGTAAGAGACGAATTGGTTCCTGAAAATGTCCAAGAAAGTCGTTAGGAAATGTTCTTTAATGTACTCTGCGCAGGAGAAGAATAAGATGGAATAGTATTTTTATACCTTCAAAGAGTGATACAATGCTAAGGGCCAATGCAACCGTGATGCAGCGAGGTAGGATTGAAACCGTTAAAGATGGTTCTAAACCGACTAAACGTCCAACAAGAGCAGTGGAATAGAGCGAAAATAGTGTTGAAACTATCACAGATGTGAAGATCTCAGCTGCGTGCCTCTTCACGAGCTGAAGATGACAAGAGGCAAAGCAAACAGATCGTTACCAGCTTTCTAAAGCAAAACATAACATGTTTTTTTTTTTTTTTTTCTGTTTTTTACCTTTCTTTGTTTAAACATGGAGAAAGCGAAAGAGAGAATGACAGAGCCAAGAAAACCCATTAATATGTCACCAGCACCAGGATCTGATACTACTTTGGTTAGGTAGTTTCCTGCATCCATTTAAAGAATAGTTTTACATTCTGGTTTAGGTTATTTAAAGGGTTTCTCTATTGCTTGTGTGACTTTACCTAAAACAGGATCAAGTCCAGACCCTGAAGCATATCCAAAAGCTAGAGCAGCGAGTACTGAAGATAGCGCGCAGCAGATTATCGGATGGAAAACTTTCTTGATAGAAGATGGCAACCTTGAAAAAAAAAGAAAGACAAGACGATGAGAATATAAAATCAAGAGAGAGAGAGACTTTTTTTTTTTTGACGGAAGAGAGAGAGAGAGAGAGAGACTTGAGAATGGGATTTGAATATTACCCTGATCCCACAATGTAACCTAGAACAGTTGAAGAAAGAAGGAAAGGGAGACAAGTTCTTGCACTTGTCCCAAGTGATGTAGGGTAAAACAGAGCACCAACAAACGACACAACAAAGATTCCACTCCAACTCCATAGCTCAAGTGTTGAAAATGGTGAAGGTTTTGACATAGGCTCAGCTTCAGTCATCTCGGTTTTCACCATTTTTCTCACTGCTATAGCTGTGAAACCTGCTACACAAAGAGACGCCAACCATCCACCAGCTGTACAAGCATTTGATCACAAATTAGATACATACACTTTAGGCCCCCACATAAACAAGCGCCTAGCGCATTTTATAACTCTTAAATAAACAAAACAGAATGAACAGAAGATTACTATGAAAGGTAGAAGAAGAACAAGAGAGTGATTGTATACCTACAATGTAGCAGATTTTGACGCCTGAAGCCGCCGGAATATCTCTGACGGAGAGAGGGAGAACCACAAGAGAAGGGACGTAGAACAAAGGAAGCCATCTCTGGATGAACAGAAACGCAGGCTCGAAGAAGTTCATCATACCGGTCGCAGCAGCGGGAACAACGGAATCTAATATCATAAGAACGGAGAAAATACAGAACATCCCGAACAGAGCGCTAGGGAACTTGATGGACGCTGCTACAAAAGCCTGTTTCAAGAACTGGTCTGCCGCAAGTATGATCCCAAGCGACACCAACAAGTGCGTTGTCGCAAACACCTTACGAGAGATCGTTGTTGACGTGTTTTCTGTTCCTGCACCATCCATGGCTTGAGTTGAGAGTTTTCTCCCGAAGCTCATCTCTCGAGAACCCATTTGCAGAAACCTCGTTCTCTGTCCATCGGTTTTACGTAATCTTGTTTGATTTAACTTCTGGGTTGCACTAGAATCGGAAGTCTTCCCATTTTTTGATTGGAATAGGGTCTTGGGACTTGAATGGCGGTTTCTTGATGAAGAAAGAGCTAACGGAGAGAAGAGAGGGGTGACTAAAGGAGTAGCCATGGAGGTGGAGACGACGTGGCTGTGATTCTGCGGGACAACGCATCATAGTCTTATTCATCTTCGTTTAATTAAGGGAATTGGATTACGAGACTTTGTATGGACAAGAGAGAAGGTTCTATCTACAAAGAGATGAGCGACTTTTGTCTCTTCTCCCACTTGTGCTGAGTTTTTCCCCCCAGGTTATCTCTATATTCATTAAATAATATTATATTAAATAGTTTAATTTGTAAGCAATTTTAAATGGGATAATTAGGAAAATACCATATTTATGTTTTCAAATTTGAAAAATACACTGACTTAATTTGATTTTGAAAATTATACTTGTCCAATATGTAAAAAACATCTTAACAAGGTTTAGGTGATTATTAATGAGAGCTGTGAGGGCTGTACACAGGCTCTATTTCTCTCCACAGCCAAAATATTAAAGCAATCAAACTTTACTTTATATTTTAAAACTCACAGCCATAACTAACTTTTATTTCATTTTATTGCTTTGAAAACTTACTTACGTTGATTATATATGATATTTAACAATTGTATTCTTTTACTTAAAATAAAAATTTCATAATTATATAATAATTAATCAGTTCATAAAATATTTAATGATAGATAAATTAATATGTAGAAATAATATTTATCAATCATGTTTTTCCTTAAAAAAAAACTCTACAGCCAAAATTCTATGGCTACAACATTAAATCTCACGGCTTAAATTTTACAGCAAAAAAATAAAGATAAATATATAAATTGATTTAAAATATATATTTAGATATATATAATTTTACAGCTTTAGTTAATTTTTTATCTTTTAGTGAAATTCAAAATTTGAAATTATTAAGATAAATATATCGATTTAAAATATATAATTGGATAAATCTTTTATAATATTTCAATGTTTATCTCTTAAAAAAATATAAACCTTAGATAACTATATAATTTTATGTAATAAAGTATCATTTTTGATACACAATATAAAACTTAGGGTTTGATTGGTTGAAGTTCTAGCTTTCTATTTTTTCTTCTAAGATTTAGGATTTAAATTTTTAGCTTTGGCTTTAATTTATTTTGCTGTAGAAATTTTTTCAGAGCACTAAATAAAGGCTCTAGATAAAGTGTTTTCTAAAACTAACATATTTCATATTTTAATGTTTTGGCTTTGGATTCAATTTTAAAAATAAAAACATGATTGTTTTTAAAAATGGCTGTAGAAATTAAAAGTATGTCTACGGCTTCTAAGATAAAAGCATGATTGCTTTAAAAAATGGCTCTAAAAATCTAAAAGGCTGTCCACAGCTTCTACAGACACTACCAATCACACCTTTAACATGTTAAAACTCATCATCTCACCAAACCTGCAACTTGAAAAAATGTTCTCTCCACTGTATATTATAAAACTAGGGACAAAGCACTCTTGATATGCTAGATAACCGTTACACTGGTCAGTAGTGTGCTTAGAAAATTCAAAAGAGAGAAAAATATACAAAATTTATAAAACGCAACGAGACTGGATGATTATTGTGTTTCCAGCAATGATTATTTTCAATATTTTTTAATTAGTCACGTAAATTAAAATTATGTTTAAAATAATGAATTGAGTTTCTTGGTGTAATTATACACTAGATGATTACATGCCCCCTGCGGGGTAACTTTTTTCAAAAATATATTATACTTAAATATTATAAACTATGTATATTTTGTTATCAATAATCTTTTTTTACATCTGATTAGAGGTAGACATTCGCGTACCATTTGGTTCAATTCGGATTCTTGAGGGTTTGGTTCGGTTCAGATCTTTGCGGGTTTGTTTCGGGTTTGGGTTCGAATAACTTATTTAAATTTTTTTCAAAACTTAAAGTTCATATTTACTTTAAATTTTTCAAAATCTAAATATAAAAATAATATCTAACATATAAATTTGAATAATATATGCCAAAATACTTAAAATTAACACAAAAATTGGTTTAGCTTAAATATTTGGATAGAAAACCAATAGATCTTTTAAGTATTTTAGGTATTATAAGTATCATTTAGCTTTTTTAAACATGTACTTATAACTATTTGTATATATTTTCAAGTATTTTGGACAACTTAAAAACGTCTTATATATTTTGTATATTCTTTTAGATATTAAATTTTAAAATAATTAATATATTTAAGTATATAAATCTTGTTCGGATATATTCGGATACCTAAAATATTTTGGTTTGGATCGGGTTCGGTTCCGGTTCACTAGATACCAAAATTTTGAACCCATTCGGATATATAACCAATTTTGGTTAAAGTTCAGTACTATTCAGATTTTGGTTTGGATCGGCCTTGGTTCAGTTTTTTGGATTCAGATTTTTTGTCAAACCCTATATTTTTATTGTGACAAAATTTTAAACAAAAATGATGATGGCTCACATTTATTTTGGGTATGCAATAAATTTTAAACCAAAACATTTTTATTATGTATGTGGCCCATTTAGTTCATCATTAAAAATTGTTCTAAGCTCATTTAAGAAAAACAATAGGCTGAACTTAAAAAAAAAGTTACCATATCAGATTATCAATAGACACTTCCAAATATTCTATGTCGGTGTTGTGATGAATAGAAAGGGGGTTAGGATTAGGAAAGCAAAATTTTGTGCAATCCATGTTTTCGCTAGGTGATTTCAATAACTTCTAAATAAATCTTAGTTGTATGGATCTCTTGTAATATTTCCAAACAATATTAATTGATAAAATCTTACACTTGCTAGAGTAATCAATTGTTTATCAATTAATATATAGGAAATTATATCAATCACATAAATAAAAAAAAATACCTCTTGTTTATTTACAATATATTTATGGTAAATAAATTAAAATAAACATTTTATTTATTTTATATAGTATATAATTATATTTCAAAGATATTGACTTAAATATATAGTATATTTTAATATAAATATTTATTATTGAAACTTTCTACTCATATGGTTTTATTAACATTTGTATATTTGATGTAACAAAAAAAAAATAAACCATTAATCTCAAAATTTTTGATCTGGTATTTTTTGATGTAAATTTCATAATTAAAATATTAAGGTCTGAATACTCTTTCAATGCAAATTTTAAAATTAACGTATTATGTATTTTTAAATGGTACATAGTTTAATTTATACGATACTAAATATATAAATATGAATATACATTAAATAAAAATTCATATTAATACGATTGTATGATCATTTGTATTTTGTTATAACAAAAAAAAATTAAGCCATTGATCACAAAATTTTCAAAGGGTTTTTTAACATTTTCTTTCGTAATTTAAAGTCGTTTTAAAAAATTCAAAATATAACATATACGAAAAAATCTAATTTTATTTATTTTATGGTCAATGTGATTGTTTAATTTTTTTGATAAGATAAAATTAAACAAAAATGAGGAATGATGAAAAAATTGTTATCAGATATTTATTATTCATAATTATATATTTTAATCATATTAGGTAAATCTGTAGCTTTTATTTAAAGAAAAAATACACGCTTCTTATATTTTGAGTTAAAATAATGTTCCATAGTAATTGGATTTTGGACCAAATTTTTTTTCAATTGATTCTTAAGCTGCCATGCCTCGTAAGATTAATTAACATTTTAATTAAGTGACAACTAGTAAGACTCTTTTGTAATTATTACAAATAACATGTTACAACTTTTTTAATGTTTCTATATTAATATATTGGGGATTTAGTTAGGATAAATTAGTCATTTAGCTTAAAAAGTGTAGTTTCAAAAGAAATAAAATACAGTGCAATTTTCGAAATAAAATCTCTCTGAAAAATATTTTCCCAAATTTTCCCATTTTAAAAACGAAAAAGATATAATATCGATTTGATATTATAAATTAATAACATTTAGCCCAAGATTATTCTGCTTATCCCCTTTAATTTTATAAGCAACATGTGACAAAGGGAAGGTAAGAGATCACGTCGGCGCTTGCAGATATTGCAAGGAATAAAACAACGCTGATAACTATCAGGTCATACTATACAAAGAGGCTGATGACACACACTTATTTAACTTATACATACATATAAATAGTATAGAATATTGGATCCATTCTATTTACTTTTGCAAATTAATAAAACTAAACAGTAAACATCATATGAAAATAGTACAAAATTGATAACAAATTGATAAATATATAGCGTAAAAAACTAATAATTTGAAAAATACAATTATGTTCTATGTTTAAAAAATAGAATAAAACAAAACAAATAAAACACGATGGCGTAACCAAAAGTGGAGCTCATAAATAGTAAAAGAGAAAAATCAAGAGGTGAATAATATAATACACAATTTACAAGAATCTGGTAGAGTTGTCTCTAAAATTGATGGAAGAGAAAAATAAACCATCACCGAGGGAGGAGGGAGAAGAAGAGAGTGAAAAAAAGGGTTATGAGACGATAGGTGGCGATGGTGAGAAGATGGTGTTGTCGACGTAACCAGGGGCGGACCCAGGTTGAAGAAATGTGTGGCATGGGCCCCACACTCTTTTTTATTTTTCCTTGAGAAATTTAACCAAAATTTATTTACATACCCTTAGTTTATATATCTATTTCAATATGTGCCCCATACTAAATATCACTTCAGATCCGCCCCTGGACATAACAACCAGTGGTAGTGACGATATTGCACGTGAGTTTTACTATTCTATTCCACTACATCTATAATAGAATAGAACATAAAAACAAAAAGATTCATATTTTCTGATTATTTTCTTAGTATCCAATGGTGATGAAATAAAATGGATATCTCACAATAGCAGAAAAATATTTTTTTTTGTTGGTACATTAGGTGAAATTAAAGAAAAGATGGTGGGAAGAGCTGAGAAGAAGATGGGTTACGACGGGTGGCAACGGTGATGAAAGAGAATATATCGATGGTGATGGTAATACCGATTGTACAGCTGGAGGTGATTGAGGCGGAGTCAGCGGAAGTTGAGTAGATGAAGTAGTGAAAGAGAGATAATGTGATAGAGAAGAAAATGTGACTGTGAATGGAGGAGGAAAAAACTACCAAGCAGGGTGAAGAATAAGAAGAGAAGGTGATGATACTACGGATGGAGAAAGTTAAATATTAATGTTTAACTTTCTTTCATTTTAATTAAAATGTATACAAATTTGAAACAATGGTTAGTACATAAGACAACTACAAACTATAATATATACTAATGAACATGTGAAAGAAGAGAAGTGTAAAATTTGAAAGGCACGGCGTACTCTTTCATTTCGTTAAAATAGTATAAAAATATGTGAGAAGAGTAGTAGAATATATCTTAATCGTA
Coding sequences within:
- the LOC106295666 gene encoding plastidal glycolate/glycerate translocator 1, chloroplastic-like — encoded protein: MATPLVTPLFSPLALSSSRNRHSSPKTLFQSKNGKTSDSSATQKLNQTRLRKTDGQRTRFLQMGSREMSFGRKLSTQAMDGAGTENTSTTISRKVFATTHLLVSLGIILAADQFLKQAFVAASIKFPSALFGMFCIFSVLMILDSVVPAAATGMMNFFEPAFLFIQRWLPLFYVPSLVVLPLSVRDIPAASGVKICYIVAGGWLASLCVAGFTAIAVRKMVKTEMTEAEPMSKPSPFSTLELWSWSGIFVVSFVGALFYPTSLGTSARTCLPFLLSSTVLGYIVGSGLPSSIKKVFHPIICCALSSVLAALAFGYASGSGLDPVLGNYLTKVVSDPGAGDILMGFLGSVILSFAFSMFKQRKLVKRHAAEIFTSVIVSTLFSLYSTALVGRLVGLEPSLTVSILPRCITVALALSIVSLFEGTNSSLTAAVVVVTGLIGANFVQVVLDKLRLRDPIARGIATASSAHGLGTAALSAKEPEALPFCAIAYALTGIFGSLLCSVPAVRQSLLAVVG